Proteins from one Pseudomonas bijieensis genomic window:
- a CDS encoding helix-turn-helix domain-containing protein has translation MNNLEALDEDPICERVAQNLQRLRGKRHLSLDALARQCGVSRAMLAQIESGRSVPSIKVLCKIAKGLKVSVAAFLEHRAFEGVAVLSASQSKRLVSANGAFVSRALFPFDVARQSEFYELRLSPLGEDQSEGHGPGVQENLVVSQGVLEISVNDERYLLSTGDSILFYADQPHRYRNPADSEAVAYLVVTYPERLD, from the coding sequence CTGAACAACCTCGAAGCCCTGGATGAAGATCCGATCTGCGAACGGGTCGCGCAGAACCTGCAACGCCTGCGCGGCAAGCGCCACCTGTCCCTCGACGCCCTCGCCCGCCAGTGCGGGGTAAGCCGGGCCATGCTGGCGCAGATCGAATCCGGACGCAGCGTCCCGTCGATCAAGGTGCTGTGCAAAATCGCCAAGGGCCTGAAGGTGTCGGTCGCCGCGTTCCTGGAACACCGGGCTTTCGAAGGGGTGGCGGTGTTGTCGGCCAGCCAGAGCAAACGCCTGGTCAGCGCCAATGGCGCGTTCGTCAGCCGCGCCCTGTTCCCGTTCGATGTGGCACGCCAGTCGGAATTCTACGAGCTGCGCCTGAGCCCTTTGGGCGAAGACCAGTCCGAAGGCCACGGGCCTGGCGTCCAGGAAAACCTGGTGGTGTCCCAAGGTGTGCTGGAGATCAGCGTCAACGACGAGCGCTACCTGCTCTCCACGGGTGATTCGATTCTGTTCTACGCTGACCAGCCTCACCGCTATCGCAACCCGGCGGACAGTGAGGCGGTGGCGTATCTAGTGGTGACCTACCCGGAACGCCTGGACTGA
- a CDS encoding ABC transporter permease, protein MSSNSKDLSSPRLALPAAGKTPLFNSDRWRLRLKGLALPVLIIVLLEIIVRIGWLPAYQMPAPSEIALTLGDLAEGALWKHISASLLRVLLGFAIGAGLALVFAAWVGLSREAEAYLEPTFAGLRSIPSLAWVPLLLLWLGIDETSKVVLIAIGAFFPVYLNGVAAIRNIDRKLVEVGHMYGFNRRRLVRRILLPAALPGLFTGLRSGMSLAWMFLVAAELIAATKGLGYLLSDGRETSRPDIVLAAIIVLALLGKLSDGMLAGLEKRFLAWRDTFNGTEE, encoded by the coding sequence ATGAGCAGCAACAGCAAAGACCTCTCCAGCCCGCGCCTGGCCCTGCCCGCAGCGGGCAAAACGCCCCTGTTCAACTCCGACCGCTGGCGGCTGCGCCTCAAGGGATTGGCCCTGCCGGTGCTGATCATCGTGCTCCTGGAGATCATCGTGCGCATCGGTTGGTTGCCCGCCTACCAGATGCCGGCCCCCAGCGAGATCGCCCTGACCCTCGGCGACCTGGCCGAAGGTGCGCTGTGGAAACACATCAGCGCCAGCCTGTTGCGAGTGCTGCTGGGCTTTGCCATCGGCGCCGGCCTGGCCTTGGTCTTCGCCGCCTGGGTTGGCTTGAGCCGCGAAGCCGAAGCCTATCTGGAACCGACCTTCGCCGGCCTGCGCTCGATCCCCAGCCTGGCCTGGGTGCCGTTGCTCCTGCTGTGGCTGGGCATCGACGAAACCTCGAAAGTGGTGCTGATCGCCATCGGTGCGTTCTTCCCCGTTTACCTCAATGGCGTGGCAGCCATTCGCAACATCGACCGCAAGCTGGTGGAGGTCGGCCATATGTATGGTTTCAACCGCCGCCGTCTGGTGCGCCGGATTCTCCTGCCGGCCGCCCTGCCCGGCCTGTTCACCGGGTTGCGCAGCGGCATGAGCCTGGCCTGGATGTTCCTGGTGGCCGCCGAACTGATCGCCGCGACCAAAGGCCTGGGCTATCTGCTCAGCGATGGCCGCGAAACCTCGCGCCCGGACATCGTGCTGGCGGCAATCATCGTGCTCGCCCTGCTGGGCAAGCTCAGCGACGGCATGCTGGCCGGTCTGGAAAAACGCTTCCTGGCCTGGCGCGACACCTTTAACGGCACCGAGGAGTGA
- a CDS encoding helix-turn-helix transcriptional regulator produces MRLMNRRNRQQPPPPEPVRRIEAGPWAIELLPGCAYATRYVATQSAIGFAFDSQRGLHAIGSDRVQPFEAIPNGLAFVPAECDVFSESPRGGEYLRVVRTDGMALSGEHAFNNRIDPLATTLALRMRSALLRATAEHDWEAWALGLAERVKDHKAFSTHPNGSITGGRMRLLDEFIDTGLDGPLGIKEMAALLGLSEGYFMRAFKQATGKSPHSYLIDRRLAKARALMRDSSARLAEIAHVCGFNSQAHMTTLFKQRLGVSPAQLRGYSKP; encoded by the coding sequence ATGCGACTCATGAACCGTCGAAACCGCCAACAACCGCCCCCGCCCGAACCGGTCCGTCGTATCGAGGCTGGGCCTTGGGCGATCGAATTGCTGCCCGGCTGCGCCTACGCCACCCGCTATGTCGCGACTCAGTCGGCGATCGGCTTTGCCTTCGACAGCCAGCGCGGCCTGCACGCCATCGGCAGCGACCGAGTGCAGCCCTTCGAGGCGATACCCAACGGCCTGGCATTCGTCCCCGCCGAATGCGACGTGTTCTCCGAATCCCCAAGGGGCGGTGAATACCTGCGGGTGGTGCGCACCGACGGCATGGCGTTGTCGGGGGAACATGCGTTCAACAATCGTATTGACCCGCTGGCCACCACCCTCGCGCTGAGGATGCGCAGTGCGTTACTGCGCGCCACCGCCGAACACGACTGGGAGGCCTGGGCGCTCGGTTTGGCTGAGCGAGTGAAGGACCACAAGGCATTTTCGACCCACCCCAACGGCTCCATCACGGGGGGCCGGATGCGCTTGCTCGACGAGTTCATCGACACCGGCCTCGACGGTCCGCTGGGGATAAAGGAAATGGCGGCGCTGCTTGGCTTGTCCGAGGGGTATTTCATGCGGGCATTCAAACAGGCGACCGGCAAAAGCCCACACAGTTACCTGATCGACCGACGCCTGGCCAAGGCCCGGGCGCTGATGCGTGATTCAAGCGCCCGACTGGCTGAGATCGCTCACGTCTGCGGCTTCAATTCCCAGGCCCACATGACCACGCTGTTCAAGCAACGCCTTGGCGTCAGCCCGGCGCAGTTGCGCGGGTATTCAAAGCCCTGA
- a CDS encoding ABC transporter substrate-binding protein, which yields MKVSRSLRRLLLSTLFAAPLVQAAEPLVLHVGDQNYYNVRASVEASGVLEGAAYRVDWKHFQAAAPLAEALNTGDLDLGFLGDSGFLFLAAKQAPVKLIGVSRQNPDTIALLVPKDSPVKTIADLKGKKVAYWPGAWSQQLTLRALEQAGLPENHVEFIKLMPIDAAAALPQGSIDAFPVWEPYISQQILFSGARPILTAKNLMPGLSAIAASTSAIDSKREAIADFLGRVKQARAWVDNHTDAYADLWAKKANLDQNVSRHWLRQAHMSVGPVDQQAAADLQSTADFLFKVKALPAPLVTAGIIDTSFSQALSH from the coding sequence ATGAAGGTCTCCCGATCCCTGCGCCGTCTGCTCCTCAGCACATTGTTCGCCGCACCTTTGGTCCAGGCCGCCGAGCCGTTGGTACTGCACGTTGGCGACCAGAACTATTACAACGTACGGGCTTCGGTGGAGGCCTCGGGCGTGCTTGAAGGCGCTGCCTACCGTGTCGACTGGAAACATTTCCAAGCCGCCGCGCCCCTGGCCGAGGCGCTGAATACCGGCGACCTGGACTTGGGTTTTCTTGGCGATTCAGGTTTTCTGTTTTTGGCGGCCAAGCAGGCGCCGGTGAAGTTGATCGGCGTTTCGCGGCAGAACCCGGACACTATCGCGTTACTTGTGCCCAAGGACTCGCCGGTCAAGACCATCGCCGACCTCAAGGGCAAGAAAGTCGCCTATTGGCCCGGTGCCTGGAGCCAGCAACTGACCTTGCGCGCCCTGGAGCAGGCCGGCCTGCCGGAGAATCATGTCGAATTCATCAAGCTGATGCCGATCGACGCGGCTGCGGCCTTGCCCCAGGGCAGCATCGATGCCTTTCCGGTGTGGGAACCCTATATCTCGCAACAGATCCTGTTTTCCGGCGCCCGGCCAATCCTGACGGCGAAAAACCTCATGCCCGGCCTCAGCGCCATTGCCGCTTCGACGTCGGCCATCGACAGTAAGCGCGAAGCCATCGCCGATTTCCTCGGGCGCGTGAAGCAAGCCCGTGCCTGGGTCGACAACCATACCGATGCATACGCCGACCTGTGGGCAAAAAAAGCCAATCTCGACCAGAACGTCTCACGCCATTGGTTGCGCCAGGCCCACATGAGCGTCGGCCCGGTAGACCAACAGGCGGCCGCCGACCTGCAAAGCACGGCGGACTTCCTGTTCAAGGTCAAGGCGCTGCCGGCCCCGCTGGTCACCGCCGGGATTATCGACACGTCCTTCAGCCAGGCCTTGAGCCATTGA
- a CDS encoding threonine dehydratase, with amino-acid sequence MHTLTRDAIEQAARHLYQVMPATAQYAWPLLAERLGCTVWVKHENHTPIGAFKVRGGVSFVHWLKREHPEAKGIVTATRGNHGQSLALAATALGLKALIVVPQGNSVEKNNAMRGFGGEVVEYGRDFDEAREEAVRLAQAHGLYLVPPFHPELVKGVATYGLELFNAVPDLDTVYVPIGCGSGICGVIAARDALGLKTQVVGVVSTEATAAKLSFESGTLCETASANTFADGLAVRRPIPEAFAIYGAAAARIVSVSDAEIAEAMRVYYTDTHNLAEGAGAAALAALMQERETMRGKRVAVILSGGNIDRSVYAKLID; translated from the coding sequence ATGCACACACTGACCCGCGACGCGATCGAACAAGCTGCCCGCCATCTCTACCAAGTCATGCCTGCCACTGCCCAGTATGCCTGGCCCTTGCTGGCTGAGCGGTTGGGTTGCACGGTGTGGGTCAAGCACGAGAATCACACGCCGATCGGGGCCTTCAAGGTGCGCGGCGGCGTGTCCTTCGTGCATTGGCTCAAGCGCGAGCACCCCGAGGCGAAAGGCATCGTCACGGCAACCCGCGGCAACCATGGCCAGAGTCTGGCGTTGGCGGCTACTGCATTGGGTTTGAAAGCGTTGATCGTCGTGCCGCAAGGTAACTCGGTGGAAAAGAACAATGCCATGCGCGGTTTTGGCGGCGAGGTGGTCGAGTATGGCCGCGATTTCGACGAGGCCCGTGAAGAAGCTGTGCGCCTGGCCCAAGCACATGGCCTCTACCTGGTGCCGCCGTTCCATCCCGAGTTGGTCAAGGGCGTGGCGACTTATGGGCTGGAGCTGTTCAATGCCGTGCCGGACCTGGACACCGTCTACGTGCCGATAGGCTGTGGCTCGGGGATTTGCGGGGTCATCGCCGCCCGCGATGCCTTGGGCTTGAAAACCCAGGTGGTGGGCGTGGTCTCCACCGAGGCCACGGCGGCGAAGTTATCGTTCGAGTCTGGAACGCTCTGTGAAACCGCTTCGGCGAATACCTTTGCCGACGGCCTGGCCGTGCGTAGGCCCATCCCCGAGGCCTTTGCCATCTACGGGGCCGCAGCGGCGCGAATCGTATCGGTCAGCGACGCTGAAATTGCCGAGGCCATGCGGGTGTATTACACCGACACCCACAACCTTGCTGAGGGTGCCGGCGCCGCAGCCTTGGCAGCGCTGATGCAGGAGCGTGAAACGATGCGAGGGAAAAGGGTGGCGGTGATTCTGTCCGGTGGGAATATCGACCGCTCGGTGTATGCGAAGTTGATTGACTGA
- a CDS encoding efflux RND transporter periplasmic adaptor subunit has product MRKASFLWPITFLTMSCFLSACGKPPMGPPPVAGTPVVGVLTVREQPVALTTELPGRTVAYLIADVRPQVNGIIKARNFREGSDVKAGQTLYQINPATYQAAYDSNVAALAKAQASLKTARLKSDRYKELVAIKAVSQQEYDDATSSLGEIEADIAAAKANVETSRINLAYARVDAPISGRIGRSTVTPGALVTASQASAMATIQQLDPIYVDVTQPSAALLDLKESLANGELQKAGANAAKVSLVLENGRTYPIEGQLEFSDVTVNQDTGAITLRAVFPNPNADLLPGMYVRAVLQIGIKEQGVLVPQQAVTRDSTGKPTVYVVGKDRKLERRVLETDRAIGDQWLVRSGLQVGDQLVVDGQQRAAPGVEVQVTPWPSNPPSTPSIATLEAVKATKRPDIN; this is encoded by the coding sequence ATGCGCAAAGCCAGTTTCCTTTGGCCCATAACGTTCTTGACGATGTCTTGTTTTCTAAGCGCATGTGGCAAGCCCCCGATGGGGCCGCCCCCCGTCGCCGGTACGCCGGTGGTCGGGGTATTGACCGTGCGCGAGCAACCGGTGGCGCTCACCACGGAATTACCTGGGCGCACCGTGGCTTACCTCATTGCCGACGTGCGGCCACAGGTCAACGGCATCATCAAGGCGCGAAATTTTCGTGAGGGCAGTGATGTGAAGGCTGGGCAGACGCTCTACCAGATCAATCCGGCGACCTACCAGGCGGCCTACGACAGCAACGTCGCAGCGTTGGCCAAGGCCCAGGCGAGCCTCAAGACCGCGCGACTCAAATCCGATCGCTACAAGGAGCTTGTCGCCATCAAGGCCGTGAGCCAGCAGGAGTACGACGATGCTACTTCCAGCCTGGGCGAGATAGAGGCTGACATCGCGGCGGCCAAGGCCAATGTCGAAACCAGTCGTATCAACCTGGCTTATGCCCGTGTGGATGCGCCCATCTCCGGCCGGATCGGCCGCTCGACCGTGACGCCCGGCGCACTGGTCACGGCCAGTCAGGCCAGCGCGATGGCGACTATCCAGCAGCTGGATCCTATCTATGTGGATGTGACGCAGCCGAGCGCGGCATTGCTCGACCTTAAAGAGTCGCTTGCAAATGGCGAGCTTCAGAAGGCCGGAGCCAATGCCGCGAAGGTGTCTTTGGTGTTGGAAAACGGCCGGACTTATCCAATTGAGGGGCAGTTGGAGTTTTCCGACGTTACCGTCAACCAGGACACCGGCGCGATTACGCTTCGCGCGGTGTTTCCCAATCCCAATGCCGATCTCCTGCCGGGCATGTATGTCCGTGCCGTCTTGCAGATAGGCATTAAAGAGCAGGGGGTGTTGGTGCCGCAACAAGCCGTCACTCGGGACAGTACGGGCAAGCCCACGGTTTATGTGGTCGGCAAGGATCGCAAGCTGGAGCGTCGGGTTCTGGAAACCGACCGTGCCATTGGCGATCAGTGGCTGGTCCGTAGCGGCCTGCAGGTCGGTGATCAATTGGTCGTGGACGGGCAACAGCGCGCGGCCCCCGGTGTTGAAGTCCAAGTGACACCTTGGCCCTCCAATCCGCCATCGACTCCCTCCATTGCCACGCTTGAAGCCGTCAAGGCGACAAAGCGGCCCGATATCAACTGA
- a CDS encoding ABC transporter ATP-binding protein — protein MSQALLEIHVERKTFATTTVLNHIHLQLQPRETVSLLGPSGCGKSTLLRIVAGLEKDFEGQLLSHTEQLAFVFQEPRLMPWLTVQQNIGFSDDDDYDKAWVAQLIEEVGLSGFADALPKALSGGMAQRVAIARGLYSRPRVLLLDEPFSAVDAFTRMKLQDLLLQLAERYAIALLLVTHDVDEALYLSDRVLVMDNRPSSIRQELAVQLDHPRDRRDPLLARLKALALTELHRAHVI, from the coding sequence ATGAGCCAAGCCCTGCTGGAGATCCACGTCGAACGCAAGACCTTCGCCACCACCACCGTGCTCAATCACATCCACTTGCAACTGCAACCCCGCGAAACCGTGAGCCTGCTGGGCCCCAGTGGCTGCGGCAAAAGCACTTTGCTGCGCATCGTCGCCGGCCTGGAGAAGGACTTTGAAGGGCAACTGCTCAGCCACACCGAACAACTGGCCTTCGTGTTCCAGGAACCGCGGTTGATGCCCTGGCTGACGGTGCAACAGAACATCGGCTTCAGTGATGACGACGATTACGACAAGGCCTGGGTCGCGCAGTTGATCGAGGAAGTGGGCCTCAGCGGTTTTGCCGACGCCTTGCCCAAGGCGTTGTCCGGCGGCATGGCGCAACGGGTAGCGATTGCACGCGGCTTGTATTCGCGACCGCGGGTGCTGTTGCTGGACGAGCCCTTCAGTGCGGTGGACGCCTTCACCCGCATGAAACTGCAGGACCTGTTGCTGCAACTGGCCGAACGGTACGCCATCGCCCTGTTGCTGGTGACGCACGATGTCGATGAGGCGCTGTATCTGAGCGACCGGGTATTGGTGATGGATAACCGCCCCAGCAGCATTCGCCAAGAGCTGGCGGTGCAACTGGACCACCCACGCGACCGGCGCGACCCGTTGCTGGCCCGACTCAAGGCGCTGGCCCTGACGGAACTGCATCGCGCCCATGTGATTTGA
- a CDS encoding TetR/AcrR family transcriptional regulator, whose amino-acid sequence MGEIASRVGGSKATLYGYFGSKEELFVAAMHEEASKEFEPVFATLNNKVDNLRETLQACGEKVLAFLCSPDRIQTRRAIIAESGRSDIGKRFYELGPKVGFQNIADFLDRQMAQGNLRRSDPLLAAIQLSALLECETVMPLTLGVEEKFSRPQIRQAVERAVKTFLAAYCVEAPTVGGHEGA is encoded by the coding sequence ATGGGCGAAATCGCCAGTCGGGTTGGCGGCTCGAAGGCGACGCTGTACGGCTACTTCGGTTCCAAGGAAGAACTGTTCGTAGCGGCGATGCACGAGGAAGCGAGCAAGGAGTTCGAGCCCGTCTTTGCAACACTCAACAACAAAGTCGACAACTTGCGGGAGACCTTGCAGGCCTGTGGCGAAAAGGTCCTGGCGTTCTTGTGCTCCCCGGACAGGATCCAGACGCGGCGGGCCATCATCGCCGAGTCCGGACGAAGCGACATTGGAAAGCGTTTTTACGAACTGGGCCCCAAGGTCGGCTTTCAGAACATCGCAGACTTCCTCGACAGGCAAATGGCCCAAGGCAACCTGAGACGATCCGATCCTCTGCTGGCGGCAATCCAGCTTAGCGCGCTCCTTGAGTGCGAAACGGTTATGCCTTTGACCCTGGGGGTCGAGGAAAAATTTTCCAGGCCGCAAATCAGACAGGCTGTCGAACGGGCGGTGAAGACCTTCCTGGCGGCCTACTGTGTCGAAGCCCCCACGGTCGGGGGGCACGAAGGGGCCTAG
- a CDS encoding aliphatic sulfonate ABC transporter substrate-binding protein — protein MKPDVRFSLARARYLISACVLALGLPSMTLAAESPPAEVHLDYAYYSPVSLVLKHFGYLEKALPQTKVSWVLSQGSNRSLEYLNSGGVDFASSASLAAVLSRANGSPIKSVYVYSRAEWTALVVRKDSPIKTIADLKGKKIAATKGTDPYLFTLRSLQQAGLKKDDVELVHLQHPDGRAALEKGDVDAWAGLDPHMAASEVQAGSRLLYRNPAFNSYGVVSVTEKYAQEHPQTIDTVLAAYEQARAWSLEHPQELAKLLADASGLPLEVARLQLSRTDLGSPQLSAKDVLASKAAAPILVSEELVRRGVNVDQVIDQLLDTGRQQAVARQ, from the coding sequence ATGAAACCCGACGTCCGCTTCTCCCTGGCCCGCGCCAGATACCTGATCAGCGCCTGCGTCCTGGCGCTGGGCCTGCCGTCCATGACCCTGGCCGCAGAAAGCCCGCCGGCCGAAGTGCATCTGGATTACGCCTATTACTCGCCGGTCAGCCTGGTGCTCAAGCACTTCGGTTATCTGGAAAAGGCCCTGCCCCAGACCAAGGTCAGCTGGGTGCTGAGCCAGGGCAGTAACCGCTCCCTGGAATACCTCAACAGCGGCGGCGTCGACTTCGCTTCGTCCGCCAGCCTTGCCGCCGTGCTGAGCCGGGCCAACGGCAGTCCGATCAAATCGGTGTATGTCTACAGCCGCGCCGAATGGACGGCCCTGGTAGTGCGCAAGGATTCACCGATCAAGACCATCGCCGACCTCAAGGGCAAGAAGATCGCCGCCACCAAGGGCACCGACCCTTATCTGTTCACCCTGCGCAGCCTGCAACAGGCAGGGCTGAAAAAAGACGATGTGGAGTTGGTGCACCTGCAACACCCGGACGGTCGCGCCGCCCTGGAAAAAGGCGACGTCGACGCCTGGGCCGGCCTCGACCCGCACATGGCCGCCAGCGAAGTACAGGCCGGGTCGCGCCTGCTGTATCGCAACCCCGCCTTCAACAGTTACGGCGTGGTCAGCGTCACGGAGAAATATGCCCAGGAGCATCCGCAGACCATCGACACCGTGCTCGCCGCCTACGAACAGGCCCGGGCGTGGTCGCTGGAGCATCCGCAAGAGTTGGCCAAATTGTTGGCCGACGCATCCGGACTGCCATTGGAAGTTGCCCGGCTGCAACTGTCACGCACCGACCTGGGCAGCCCGCAATTGAGTGCCAAGGATGTGCTGGCCTCCAAGGCTGCCGCACCGATCCTGGTTTCCGAGGAGTTGGTCCGTCGCGGAGTGAATGTGGACCAGGTGATCGATCAACTGCTCGACACCGGCCGCCAGCAGGCCGTGGCCCGTCAATAA